The Eublepharis macularius isolate TG4126 chromosome 15, MPM_Emac_v1.0, whole genome shotgun sequence genomic interval TCTTTTCAGTTAAAGACCTCTCCAGGAAAATTGGCAATGCCAATAACTATTGTTTAGATATTTGTTCACATTTTATAAACAGAGAAAAATATGATTGGAATAAAATCAGCTTTGATCAGTTAGGTGTGTAAGTGGTTGAACTTTTTATGCTAGCTACAGTAATAGATGATAACAACAATAATTATTGCAGTGGACTACAGACCCTTTCCCATATAAAGATGTCCTTTCCATTATAAGAatgcttcccctccccaccaaattctCTTTTACACATTTTGCAGAACAATAGTACTGTGGGAACCTTTCTGGcctccttaggcaggctgttccacaagttGGGAGCTACCACATAGAATGCTCATGGATGGGCACTTGCTGATGTTATCAATATGGAAGGCGGAATCTTCAGAAGGTGTTGCTCATATAAGCCGAGTTTTCATGTTGGAGCGCAGCAGAATGTGGCCCAGGCCATGGAGAGCTTAATAAGTGAAGgcacttcatggccttggactctTGTATCTGTAAGACTGTCTCTCCTATTTTCCAGAACAACCAAAGTGGTATTCTAAAATCTTGCTGGTATAGGGTCTTTCTGATCGCTTAACTAACAGGatttaaataaaatttacttTGCTGTGGATTAATCTGCATCGTTGCACAATCATGAGGCCCGCTGCTTCATCTTGATTATCAGGGTAAGTGGTAGTCTTACAGAAATAGCTAGGATGGATTGGAAAGCCAGGCATCAGtcccttcctgggagtaagtaaaccatttttttcctgtggcaGAGAGCCCTTCTAGAAAAGAAGCAGAGGAAGAAGCGCCTCGAACCCTTGATGGTACAGCCAAACCCAGAAGCAAAGCTGCGCAGGTCAAAGCCTCGAGGGTCTGAGGAACAGACCCCCTTAGTGagtccccctgcccctgccttcaacAATGTTGTTCTGCATGGTAGGTACAATCTTTTGTTGCTTAAACATTTCTCTGTCTTTAGCACCTTCTCCAAATGATCATTAACTTATAAAGGGGAAGCTGGTAACCTAACAAATAAGTGTAGTAATCAATGTGTAGAAAGAAACAAACAGCTCAGTCTTAAAATCTGGGCACTGCGGTGGTGCCAGTGTGGTGCTGCTGGCATAGTGAGTTGGCATCTTGGGTCCTCGGCAGAGAAAAGAAATGCCAGAAGTAAAAACCCATACCCTGGTCCAAAGAACTGAGAGCACAGCAGTTGCACTGGAGAGCATAGAAACTGCCAAGACGCCAATCATTAGGGCAGCATGCTGATGATCCTCCCATGTCAGCTATACACAGGAGCAGCCAACCACCACGTGCTCATCCCAGCAGGCCTCCCTGCTCCCACCCAACGTGCTAAAGGAAGGAACAAAGGTAACAAAGCGCCCACTGTAGGAAAGACCTTGGTGTAACTCTCACACCCTTGGGAGCTCTGTAAGCGGGGTCTTGATTCCCCTCTTACCAAAACACGGGCAGACACACAGGTGAATGAAGTATGGCCATATCACAACCATATGATCTATAAGCTTCTGCAGTTTACTTGGCAAGGGAAACCCAAACAGAAGAGCTACAGCCTCTTCCTTCCCAAGCACTTtggtggggagagggaagaatGCCGCAAAGAACAGGCTTTTGTAAGGCAAAATACACGTGCACACAGACAGCAGCGAGAGAATGCACAGCTGAACATGCTTCAAAGGCTTCACTCTCATATTAGTAGCTCAATGATGAAAAGCACCTGGGTGAAAACAGAAGTGAAGGGGGCTGAATCTTCATCGAGGGTAAAGATGGGAATAAGGCAATGCTCACGAGCAACAAAGAAGAAGCAGGAGTAGAAGACAGGCCCAGCCAAGCACACATGCGGCATATGGAATCCTCCAGGGCAGGAGAAATGCACAGGAGGGCTTAGCACTCATGTACTTAGTGTACATGAGTTCCCCAGTTTAAGCTCTGGAAGCACGGTTGAGTTTTTGCAGCATCAGACCAGTCACTGGGGATGGGCTGATCTGGCTGCCCTCGATTCCTGTTATGAGAGTAGCAAGCtttgtggcagaatggggatttaaattttttttaatttatgttatttatattctgcctttccacgGAGactggatttgaacccaggcctccccaGTCACAGTTGTACGTGTTTCTTACTGCTCTACTACTATGGTTCCTCAAATGTCTCTGGAGAGACAAGATAAGGTAGGCGTACATCTTTTTGGATCTTCTAGATCACCAAGAGTTGGAAAGATGCACTGCATGGTCAAGACTCTGGCATGTGGgtcatatttccatttttttgttGGTGGACTTCCACGGAGCTGCCATATCTGCTTTTAAAGGGAATTATGACATACATGAAGGTGATTTGGTTTGTCAGAAAGATGACAGCACACAGAAGGCACTCTGTGGACCAGGAACCAGGTACTAATTGATTAATTATTAATTGATCCATAATTCATGATTAATTGGTTAATCTGGGCTATACATGGTGAGTTGTTCATGAAGTGTGGTTAGGTTGCATCTGCCCATGTGTGTATGAGACAGGCCGTCCAGCTCACAGGGGCGTCGCTGACGTGTCTGGTCTGTCTTCTCCAAGATGTCCAAAAGAAAtatgtgtttgttttctttatttatagcTTGCTGTTCTCATGGAGACTCCAGGGatattacagaatataaaactaATGCAAACAGCAATCAACACTGCAATAGgcctaggattacagaattagaaaaaaatATGAACAACAAACTGCCTAAGGCAAGGAATACCACAAACAATACAGAGAGTGGAAAAAAGCGTAATGCGTAAAAAGAATATATAGGGAGTGAAGTAGAAGGCAAGGCAGGAAAATCAAGCTGATGCCTACAGTAAACATCACAGTAGACGACAATCCTATTCCCttataaaagtgtcttcctgagctgttccattctagtacagttctaatccctttataacATTTAATGAACAATCTGCCAGGACTAGGATTATTGAAATCTGAATGATCATAGAATATTAGGTATGCCCCAGGGTTTGGATATAGCGAAAAAGAATGTATTACATCACCAGAAAGCAGTGATGCAACAATGGGATAATACACGCAGCAAACTAATACCaagtccctttccctttatatgAAGTGTCTCCCTACCCTGTTCTGTTATTGTATAGCCCTATTGCCTTCAAAGAAAAGCTCTCCGGAACAACTCCATTTGATGTAGATTGCAGAGTGGCAGGAagtcctcctgacctcctcagacaaacCATTCCACAAGGCGAGGGCCGCAATAGAGCAAGCACGAGTACGGGCAGTTCTTGATCTTGCCCATTCTCAGAGCGGCACCTACCTGCACAAGGCCCTGAACAGATGGACTGGAGCTAATTCTTTTGATTCTCCTTGAACCACTAGTGTTTTGCCTTTTTTTGTACAAATGGTCATGCTCTTGAGGATATAAAATGTCATTTTGACAGTAGGGAAAAGTTTGCATAGCTTTCATCTTAGGGTACCCATTGCTTATAAGAAGTAATGTTTCATGTAGGTAAATGTGCTATCCAATGCATCACAGCAGGGAACAAGCATTGCACATCTTCCCCACTTGCCCCTCCCTCGGACATAATTTCTGACCCAAAGGAAGGTGATTCCCAAGATGACGGGACCCATACGGAATAATAGCCATGTTGACCGTTGGGCTATGGTGAAGAGGAGAAAGGAGAGAATTGCTCCCTTCTCCCTGATCTATGCAACCCATGTCCCACAACCCCAGCGGTCAGCCTTCTTGGGACTGGGAGAGACTGCTGAAGAGAAGGAAATGGGGAAGATCTACAGCTTCTGCCGACACACCAGTGGATCCAGAAACAGCTTCGCTGCTCCTCTAATTTTCTGTGGTGTATTTCAGATTTCCAAGAGTAATAAAATCATGTTTAATAGCAAATTTGCTTTAGGAAAGTGCAAATACTGAAGCCGTAGAAGCATTTCCAGTGGTAGTTGGTTCAATAAAACTTCAGAGCAAATACAGATTTCCTATTTTTCTCTGGAATAATTTTTGAGAATGGAAAGATACTTCCGTAACTCCCTGTAGACTATTGGAAGATATTTGGAAGATCTCTGCACACCAAAAtttgaggccagtagcaccttagagatcaaccagatttccagggtataagctcccTTTTCCCTGATCTgtgcttatatcctggaaatctcattagtctctaaggtgctgctagccttgaaccttgttcttctactgcagaccaacatggctacccacccaaaacCTCTGTACATGAGATGCTTCACTCTGTCTTACAGGTATCGATGGCCCGGCTGTCTTTCTGAAACCGGAAATACAAGACTTGGGTGCCAAACTGCAGATAATTTCAGTTGGATCATCCACAACAGAAGATGacaccaaaccaaaaaatgtaGAAGAAACTTCAGTAGATGCAGCCTCCAAGATGGATCTGCAAGACATTCTGCAGAAACGAGGTGACAATTAGATACTAAAAATGGGTTGATAAGGTTCTAAATCAGAAGTCTTTTAACTTTCAGCTTTATTATTTAGCTAGTTATGAAAATGGAACAGCTTGTttaaacattgcatctccttccTGATACTTGTAGTGGTGCTTCATTTTTGGAATGCCCCTGCCATAGCTGTCCGCCTACAACAACAAAGAAGAGGTGCCTTCACGAAGGAGATACCCCTATAGATTACTATAGATCTATAATCACTATAGATATCACTATAGATTAACTGTACGTGAAGGAATAAATCAATATCCACTCGTGAGGAGGTAGTACACGAAACATCAGGTCACGTTGCCGGCCCTGAGTGTCGGGCGGCAGGGTTTGTCTGCCTGGACGCCCCACATTTTGACACCACCTGCACCTGCAATAATAAGAAAGTACTTCATTGCCCAGCACTCCTGTATTGTGTTCCACAAGAGCATTTATTGGTTGGACTTACCTTGATTTATTGGACTTTACCTGGTGAACTATTTTGACTGTTCGTTTGCAAGCGGCTTGAGcctggaattgtttgcttcaTAATTGAGTTGACTAAATATCCTGAAAGTGATTTATGTTGCTGCTATATCTATTTGCATTTAAATGTGattaattgattttaaaaaaaatagttttattgaATTCAGATACAGAAGATAaagattgtagtttgtcatttacagaaaattctagattaaaatactgtacaataaaaagtaataaattataaCAATTGCTTGTGAGCGTCAGAAGGTGAGTGAATTCTATGATACACACCAACATGCATAAAATCACTTAACCTAAGTAAAGAAACATAAAAGTAATTTATAATTTACACATATGTATGTAAATGcaactgttttaagcctggatggggtctattaatttcaagataATCAAGGAAGAGATTTATTAATTGATTTATTCCTTCACGTACAGTTAATTCTGTTCTCTATAGTGATAGCTGTCTGCTTGGCACCAAGTCTGTTAGATGCCTGTTTTTACTGTGTCTTTCGTTGGGTGTTTTTCCTCCCCCATGTGTGTTTTATATTGGGTATATGTTGTACTAGTTGTATGATGACTCTTCATCTTGTTTTTACATTGACTTTTATGTTGCCAACTGGAAATATATTTGTTGTAGCGGTGGAATTTATGGGATCTAATGATTGTCAGCCATTCTGGGAATCAGTTGATTTGAAAGCACAAGATATAAAAGCTTTGAGCAAATGAAGATCACATAACAATTTATAGTGAACCCAGGAAACCTATGGGAAAAGCTTTCAGATTCAGTCTGTATAGTTAAACAATCAACCATTTTAAGTTCTAAATGAAAGGAGCCAGAATTAGCTTTTAGACTGGCCCGTTAATTAGAATCTCTAGAAGATCAGGTGCTTAAAGTGATGTAAAGATTCTTGAATGCCTAAAATCCAACTTCAGCTGCAACTATGCAACCTTTTTGCTCAATGTTACCTTCTCAGCTGGAGCAGCGTTTTTCAGATTATCTTCACGATGTCATCTTCCACTTTCTGGATTTTCCCATGCTTCACTCTGATATTTCACCTACTTTGCAATGATTTTTTCCTGAAAGATTACCATAAGAGTGTGGCAACTTACTGTCTGGATAGGATGGTGTGAATATTTAAAACTCCTGCCCACATCAGTACCATTTTACTGCTGCCATCCCCTTGTGCCCGCTGTTATAGTACTGTCACATCAATGGAATTACATCATTTTGGATTTTAACTCAGAAGTAATGTTATGCCACTCTAGGATTCAGtggaaatgctatggttttatcataaagtttccactgaatcctagtgcggtgtgatgtcacttctggatttgccCCAGAAACATCAATCTTCCCACTGCTCCAGCCTAttaagcagtgtgtgtgtgtggggggggcttcTGGTGAGAGGTATTCTGCTATAGCGTGAAACCTGGGTAACCTAAGAAACACTGACTGTCCAAAGTTACTGCAAGCATGCCTAAAGGTCACAGATGGCTAATCTTTTATAGATACGGTCATCAGGAAATGGCATGTTCCACTTGCAGGTGAACATGGAGACAGAGGGAAAGGAAATTCTTAGTAATTGTTATGAAAACTCTACTACTTCTGCATTCCTCTGGTGGTAAACATATCACTTGTTGAGATTCACTGTTCTAGAATTCATTTACTGCATTTTAATCTTGCTCCTTCCTCTTAAGAAGCTCAGGTTGCATACatgtttttctcctttctcattttatcctcacgattACCTTGAGAGATGTTAGGCGAGGGGTAGGCAGCTCTCAACATGTATGCTGACAGTGGCAAACCAGGCTCTCTTGCTTGGCCTTGACCTTAATAAACTAACTGTCTTACTGCCTAAGGCAGCCTCAATATGTTGATTGCAGGATGGGTCTCAAGGAATTTTTTTCCTGGGACCTCTGGGTGGCCTCAATAGAGAGTAAATCCTACTAGACTCTGTGATActgacttctgaataaacatgcttaAGTTTATGTTGTAAATTGAGCTTTCATTTTGCCAGGTATCTCCGGGAGTATGAATTTTGATGAGGAGGACACAGATGATGAGGAAGAAGCGAGGAAGCCCTCGGGATCTCCTTCACCCTGTTCTGAATTGGAGAGGCCTAGTTCTGCAATCAGTGAAAAATCTGCTACAGTAAGCCTCTTCCCCCAGCCAAAATTCCAgcctttggctgattccgcacacattggataatgcactttcaatgcactttatcagtcgtttgaggtggattttttgttccacacacaaaaaaatctgctccaaaataatctataaagaggattggaagtgcattatccaacgtgtgcggaatcagcccatgaaTTACCTGTGCTAGTTCCTCTTGTGAAGTCTTATCAGGGATGTGCTCATCCCCACATTTTCAGGGGGACTTATTGGGGCATGGTGCTTTCTGCTGGCTTGATCTCTTCTTGTTTATTTTCATCTTGCCTGCGGAGATGCCCATTGCACTTACCCTTATTCCTGAAACGGCTTTTATTATGGAGCCCATGCTTCCCTTAGCAAGAGTTTTAGATGTGTGGAGGTAGAGTTTCCTTGTCCAACTTACATTTCCTGTCTCCAGGCATGAGTATTCCTTTTGAAATTAAGACACATGTTGGCCTTTATTCTTTGCAGCATGTATGTAGCTGTcatgtgtctgtttgtgtctgtatctgtgtctaaAGGTTGGGGGCAGGGTTCTCATCAAGACCCTGTTTTTAACAGAGTAATCATTTCTCCAACAGGAACTGGGTACTTCCTCTGCTGGGCCACCTCAGGCAGATGCACAGCTGGGAGAAATTGAAAACCTAGAGGAGTTTGTACTGCGCCCTGCTCCCCGAGGCATCACAGTGAAGTGTCGGATTACAAGAGATAAAAAGGGGATGGACCGAGGCCTCTTTCCTACTTACTACATGCACCTGGAACGGGACGACAACAGAAAAGTACtgagaacaacaacaactattCATTCAGTGtgacatagattaaaatacattgaTAAAtttactccccctccccaagaggAATCAAATTCTCAGTGTATAACAAGTATAGCAGTCTACTGTGCATTTATAGTGTAATCTAAATGGTCAGTAGCAGCAGTCAGTGAAGTTTTTTATCTTTCGACAACTCATAGACTGAATACGTCTTGATTAGTAACGGGCAACAGTTTGCTATGGCTTCCAAACTGAGCAAAATGACCAACCACGTTTGTTTCTTGCTCACAAACTACAATTCCAAACTAGATTAACCCCTGGCTTAGAATTCTAGTTTGTAAGCAAGAAACAAACCACAATTTGTTGTTCATTCAGCACCATTATTTTAGCAGGTCAGCCTCAGAATGTCGTCCAAATGTATTCACATTACAATTGCTGAGATGAGTTTTAGTGAGTGTAGAGTGAGGATGTGAAGAAGCTGCATCCGTGCTTGACTCTTGACTATCAcgtctgcccagggctttttttctgggaaaagaggtggtggaactcaagactgcacaatgacatcactttgggtcagctggaagaaggggggagtttttaaaagtctgaattgggggtggggcctccggccatgtgaccattttcaagaggtgccggaactctgttccagcatgttccagctgaaaaaaagccctgcatctgccTAAAGGGGATTGCCTGGTTGACTTCTGCGAGTGGAAGTGGCTGTATTCCGGGTGGCTTGATCCTGACCACCTTGAAAGAGTAGGTTGTGTTAAGAAAACCTTGGGGGGCTCCAAGGGTTTAAGGAACCTCCCCTCCTGAGCAGGCAATGAAAGCAATGTGGAAAATATCCTTTCTTCATAAGAGAATTTTTAGTGTACCAGCTCTTATTTTTGGAAATTTCTTACTGAATGGCAAAAACGGATTTGTTTTTATCTGTGCTGAatagaataaaaacccagaagattaattttaagaaagaaaacaTTTCTGGAAAATGTATATGTTTGTAGCGGTGCTAAATTTCCTTAAAGATTGGAATGGATATGAGAAAAACAATCCCTGAAGGAAGAAAGAGAtgttattttaaatattgttatCAGCATTGTTAGCTTCAGTATTAGTTATAATAAGTTATCCTCTACTGGCATCTGTCCTGAGAGACTGAGGTTTTAGTATGATGCCCCATATTTGTCATCTTAATTTGTGAGGAAATCAAAATGGATCCTGAGAGTTCAAATTTAGGTTGGTTAACCCCTTCTTCATCACAGTCTTTCCttgataaccccccccccacaagctttTCTTAGCCctccaggggggagaggggatacAGGCAACCTTTTTAGTTTACTAAATGAAAGGTCAAGCTAGCCGCTCTGGTAGATCTTCCCATGTGCAAAGATCATAGGATAGTTCAATATTAGAACTGCAAAGCTGAGCTTGGGACAGTCAGCCTTTGTTGTGCTGAGTGGTGGGGAAATCTCCCAATAGCAATGTCAACATGTGAAGGAGgagtaaaaatcaaataaatgctAGTTTTCATAATAGACTTTTCCTCACAGCTCTTACTTTGATAACAATGTTTGTATTTCTAGATATTCCTTCTTGcggggagaaaaaggaaaaagagcaAAACATCAAATTATCTGATTTCAATTGATCCAACAGATTTATCTAGGGAAGGAGAAAGTTTTATTGGCAAACTCAGGTGAGAgccataaaaaaagaaaaatgaacataTGAAGTTGCTTTTTGTTACCAACCTTTTGATCCATCTGTCCTTGTTCTGTCTGCTTTTAACAACTCACCAGAGTCGGGCAGAGGCCGTCCCCAGCTGTGCTGCTGACCTTTCTTTGGTTTTAAATGCCActgattgaacttgggactttcagCAGGCACATCATGTGCTCTGCCCTCAGCTATGCCCCTCTCCAAATAAGATGTTTGGTGAAGTTCTGTCCCTATAGTAATACAAATTGCCGTGGCAGATTTCATGTCTTGGTTCCACCAAAACATCTTGTCCTCCGCTGAGATGGTTGTTCCTGCAATGTGTGACTTTCGTACTGGCTCATTTATATGAGGAATCCTACTTCATGCTTAGATACTACTTGGCTAGATGGATACATTATTTGACTGCATATGTTGACGCAGATGGAGAGAATACCCAGGCTTAAGTACTGCATGTTTTGTCTAGGGTACAAAAGTTTAAGGACTACTTTGAGTGAACAGGTAATACAATTTCAGAAGAAATATTGTGAGTGACTCTTGTGTTCCCTTATCCTAGGTCAAATCTTATGGGAACTAAATTTACTGTCTACGATCATGGAATTAACCCAATGAAAGCACAGGGGCTGGTGGAAAAAGCTCACACTAGGCAGGAACTGGCTGCGGTTTGTTATGTAAGTGATTTACTATTAAGATTTGAGAGCAAATGAAGAGCTGTTTGTATGCTACAAATCTTTCTTCTGGGACTTCTTCAAGGCCATGGTGAAAATTTCCATGTGCGCACTGTGAATTTCTGCATATGAGATTATAAAATTGTTCCAGATTACTCTGGTCAGGCTTGgctcagatataggcatgcatttCAGAAGCCTAAGATGTCTAgttgtgtgtatgtgcgtgcatgtgtgtggtgggggggagcagGTAAAATACTGCCAAGTCACAGTGGCATTATGGCAAtacctgctggagttttcaaggcagagATGAACAGAAggggtttgccattacctgcctggtcttccttggtggttgtgtgcgtgtgtgtgtgtccattgtTCTGAAATTGTGAACGAGCTCAAGTTCAGTAATCTTGCATTGAAACTTGAAGTTTCTCTATTTGATGACTGCCAATCTTAGCTCAACActcttagagagccagtttggtgtagtggttaagagtgcaggattctaatctggagaaccaggtttgattccccactcctcctcttgaagacagctgagtgacctggggtcagtcacagcttctaggaactctctcagccccacgcacctcacagggtgattgttgctctggggataataatgacatactttgtaaatcactcagaatgggcattaagttgtcctgaagggcggtatataaatcaaatattattattattattaacaatggAATGTttaggaagattaaaatgttctcccactggttttgagtattgtgatttttaatgctagatttatttgtgtgtatgtgtataattttaatgtccatttattcttttttagTCTGTTTGTCtgatgtagagagtggaagggcattgtttGTGTTTGATGGCATATATAGTGTTGGAAGATGAATAAGTGAATGAAGCTGAGACGGTAGGGCTGGTGTTGTTTGGTCCGGGGATTGTGCTGTTAGCGTGATTATGGGCACagagagttggcatcttggtttgttgcagacaCTGGTCTCAGAGTCTGTGTCCATGATAGGAAgtgcattattgtgagtgagaagttgtttaaggttagggggctgtctgtggacaagaaaaggtttttcctataacaacaacaacattcgatttatatacccgcccttcaggccaacttaatgcccactcagagcggtttacaaagtatgttactattatctccacaacaaaacaccctgtgaggtgggtggggctgagagagctccagagagctgtgactgacccaaggtcacccagccggcttaaggggaggagtggggaatcaaacccggctctccagattagattcccatgctcttaaccactacaccaaattgggtcTCTTATACCTTGGATTCTCTTACACCTtgaaggtctttaaggtgctactggacgtgaATCTTGCTAttccactacagactaacacggctgccacCTGAAACTAATTGGTATACATGAGCTGTTTGCTGTTTGGTTAATTATAGATTTCTGTATTGTTAAAAGACAATTAATACTTTCAACAATTGTTACTTTGCCACAGTAGTCAGAAGAAATATTGGAGTAATATGTTTACCCTGACCAGGAAGTGCCTATAGAACACTGGGTGACTGTATTGAGCCTcgaggagggaggcagagagatcTTTGCTCTTGTGGTGAAGCCAGCTTTCAGTTTGAATGTGCAGAAATACTTGTTTGTAGCAGTGGTCACTCAGATATTCTGGCTTAGGGTCCCAGGTTTGCTCCATGGGGACTTAGGCAAGAACAGCAAACCAGAAGAACGTAACCCTTTGACTTTTAGACCTCTCCCTTGATTTCCTACACAAAGATTACGTGCAGACATCTTAAATACACACGTCCCTGACCTCAGCTTCAGCGTTCCTCCAATCTGCACAGAAAGAGGATTGGGGCGGGAAGACTGAAATATGCTGCCAGCAACCTCAGCTGGAAGTGAGCCGTCTGTGTGAGATGGTACGTCATCACCAATGGTTACATGGGGAGGAAACTCATCTTAAAAATTTGATCCCTTTGGACTGCACCTGAAATTGTAAGACCTTAAACCTCAGTCCCGGAATGGAAAGCTGAACAGGCCTTAACTGGGTATAAATATCCGACGCATTCTCTGCCTCTAAAGACGTATGTCACTTTAGGTACATTGGTATAAGTGCT includes:
- the TULP3 gene encoding tubby-related protein 3, which gives rise to MANASGLAYPGVGTSGFGDETLKLRQLKLENQRALLEKKQRKKRLEPLMVQPNPEAKLRRSKPRGSEEQTPLVSPPAPAFNNVVLHGIDGPAVFLKPEIQDLGAKLQIISVGSSTTEDDTKPKNVEETSVDAASKMDLQDILQKRGISGSMNFDEEDTDDEEEARKPSGSPSPCSELERPSSAISEKSATELGTSSAGPPQADAQLGEIENLEEFVLRPAPRGITVKCRITRDKKGMDRGLFPTYYMHLERDDNRKIFLLAGRKRKKSKTSNYLISIDPTDLSREGESFIGKLRSNLMGTKFTVYDHGINPMKAQGLVEKAHTRQELAAVCYETNVLGFKGPRKMSVIIPGMNLNHQRIPIRPRNELESLLSKWQNKNLDNLIELHNKAPVWNDDTQSYVLNFHGRVTQASVKNFQIVHENDPDYIVMQFGRVAEDVFTLDFNYPLCALQAFAVGLSSFDSKLACE